One stretch of Archocentrus centrarchus isolate MPI-CPG fArcCen1 chromosome 5, fArcCen1, whole genome shotgun sequence DNA includes these proteins:
- the LOC115780869 gene encoding sarcalumenin-like, with the protein MKKRKTVFQKVSETLKKRFKRKIEPISEEATSEEDTADGSSSSESTVIDENAPEQNVYEEHRSDEVLLPSSAKEVREPIPEPVDSPSRGCHETVSETSIPESIQSSASCETKSELTQDVEETSESPSDSSEEEPDTAQEVKEPIPEPVESPSRGFHETDVEETSESPSDSSEEEPDTVVVQTTPEPTDSERKRQMKKRKTVFQKVSETLKKCFKRKIEPISEEASTSEEDTADGSSSSESTVIDENAPEQNVYEEHRSDEALLPSSAKEVREPIPELVDSPSRGCHETVSETSIPESIQSSASCETKSELTQDVEETSESPSDSSEEEPDTAQEVKESTPELAWSPSQAFHETVNHQNPAGFQQATAEPPEMGYPEATDFAHMEQQLTEFFVIVLEYVRNISITIYMESNNPPPP; encoded by the exons atgaaaaaaaggaaaactgtgtTCCAAAAAGtgtcagaaacactgaaaaaacgttttaaaagaaaaatagaacCCATATCTGAGGAGGCAACATCTGAAGAGGACACCGCTGATGGTTCAAGCTCTTCTGAATCAACAGTGATAGACGAGAACGCACCAGAGCAGAATGTCTATGAAGAACACAGAAGTGATGAGGTTCTGTTGCCTTCTTCTGCTAAAGAGGTGAGGGAACCAATACCTGAGCCGGTGGACAGCCCCTCTCGGGGGTGTCATGAAACAGTGAGTGAGACTTCCATTCCTGAGTCAATTCAAAGTTCAGCCTCATGCGAAACAAAGTCTGAACTCACACAGGATGTTGAAGAGACCAGTGAAAGCCCTTCAGACAGCTCAGAGGAAGAACCAGACACTGCTCAAGAGGTGAAGGAACCAATACCTGAGCCGGTGGAGAGCCCCTCTCGGGGGTTTCATGAAACA GATGTTGAAGAGACCAGTGAAAGCCCTTCAGACAGCTCAGAGGAAGAACCAGACACTGTCGTGGTTCAAACAACACCAGAGCCTACAGATTCTGAGAGGAaaaggcaaatgaaaaaaaggaaaacagtgtTCCAAAAAGtgtcagaaacactgaaaaaatgttttaaaagaaaaatagaacCCATATCTGAGGAGGCGTCAACATCTGAAGAGGACACCGCTGATGGTTCAAGCTCTTCTGAATCAACAGTGATAGACGAGAACGCACCAGAGCAGAATGTCTATGAAGAACACAGAAGTGATGAGGCTCTGTTGCCTTCTTCTGCTAAAGAGGTGAGGGAACCAATACCTGAGCTGGTGGACAGCCCCTCTCGGGGGTGTCATGAAACAGTGAGTGAGACTTCCATTCCTGAGTCAATTCAAAGTTCAGCCTCATGCGAAACAAAATCTGAACTCACACAGGATGTTGAAGAGACCAGTGAAAGCCCTTCAGACAGCTCAGAGGAAGAACCAGACACTGCTCAAGAGGTGAAGGAATCAACACCTGAGCTGGCATGGAGCCCCTCTCAGGCATTTCATGAAACAGTGAATCACCAAAATCCTGCTGGTTTCCAGCAAGCCACAGCTGAGCCACCTGAAATGGGCTATCCAGAGGCCACAGACTTTGCACACATGGAGCAGCAGCTGACAGAGTTCTTCGTGATTGTGCTAGAATATGTCAGAAATATCAGCATAACTATCTACATGGAATCAAATAATCCGCCGCCTCCATAA